In the Acropora muricata isolate sample 2 chromosome 1, ASM3666990v1, whole genome shotgun sequence genome, one interval contains:
- the LOC136928868 gene encoding golgin subfamily A member 4-like isoform X1, translated as MTSKQAETASVVSSGTDERTETYQSNTTKVTAQTELGDNVFSYTRVSNISQGFFDNDDLALRRYDEAKDTFTALEAAYKRLLLQVESSKQERRLETERWKTKVENLNRQNKLLQDQLFEYKSKFNKQQEEFSTTKLRLREREWEVQSLRRELNTKNSSMDKIRNEKMVLEKELTMLQDQMTTQVSQVQVLESSPDDLEVSFLRDTVSQLEIDCKNAVDERDMLQSEMASLQAKLSQLQDDCDRYRRQSEVAGKTGSLNISRYEIQVQNAVKQRESFKQQLDDLREELKKARETISRLQRDVLQSQNDANKYKEESVFKTHKLESIQEQNVTLEETLENLRSELTKSQATVDVQKRQLISLQETITRLEKAIQEYEITVKTLHEKNDSAERDLVLLNGKLSTLQASQVKLQERVKESESVEVQLRKRVGELEIELEVHKEKGSEEVDGQLASRMDDLQNRLDESVFSVSDLQGRYDISTKERDELRKVVEKLNSKVVTTTESLRVIEEEKEELERSATADRQRISKLEVQLDSVTKAKDRYKADLESEKSKVSQLKKEGMEVRQELSESRSAVDRLSGDLEKRDKTIADLKSKLLTFETKVDEYREEAEDLQQKIHLLENEVEELRGEMMEMQKRLGDSEANYKTSAEERDRINEELQKVYKDMSNLQSNYNILEQQRNEFEHQVAVLRMKVRKFEDELSQTKRELSGLDMEVQELRSTKSRNADEIESLKSKLTDLKKLADAYKKEITERDTTIERLRGELATAVSDKDRAITEISQLKNEHNVLKDDNERLQKESTASNDELIRLSSLYDTANQNKELLQTDFEVVQMKVSDLESTYMDFEERDKDAGVLLEEEREKNEKLEKKIRDLADQKKMVEKQLDERQREIDKLENDMDIAEEKMLTLNLEIEEINGDKNKEYQKLLEKESKLKEVEKDLDSARNEKDKAEKELNALQTKVSKQETQLETSRRQVTQLREQLDAANKKILEGQERFIQIESKSVQHEKFGETLNAIIRRKDENIDALNNRVRQLQDELDRSKRVLNKNTASYDLLKTEKEELLKRISVLQGKLEDTEQETATLKRNRQELLRDVSSRDHTITINETQLSSVTKEKDHYRSEGVALREDCRKGKEELMKTKSSLVEKDRVIQSQTKEIQDKVNLIDTLNNSKINLGNELTNLKKELETTRASSQEKVRDLQGQVQQANIKASKLEATVTNLRMQGHLSDKDRKDYDDRIFEIENLFKTSQGQEADLRSEVEACNAKISMGAAEYKKSQKRVFELEHENAQLQRTVSELQKTRERIDREKSDFKDELVNANARISEMELKSDYDEKEIVSLKKQLDGALQRSSGVSRENYLKQEQQLVELKLIAETAQDKQNEKDNLIRQLESAKTYLVTQIETLKETLKDTENELEKLKDEVGILQTENIELNKVIGEHQGTVKKLTLERERIQNELDNQVNAKSSLDEQLMQFKRAAEANKVKITELSSSLNESREQNMIQQKTISDLKNKNDLLEKNVGDKNSIIDDLNCTKKNLQDDIDELDKKLRALQNDNNVMLHSKEELESSYKLISEKSTLLEQTSEASKGDVRRLSEQVEVLQDRLREAESEIRAYRDKERDFQEKIRNYHAQLSKLESTNEFQSERVIVLEQDMSSLKEEIASLLNDRDQAVRELLLVTKETEERTTEITRLKKALDVANKEREAMAVQMEEQVSVVSQNESQLLNAEIQLQELMTRGDEADAQPKDSSRAERDSLQQELYITRQELSSSQTILDKVQRRKDDMDKQNFALRKQTTELDMKVKALDSENEDLNRELIKDQKRISVLEGDIHRLNVDKNSLLSELEKTRGLVDKLRDEKLVCQRDTSELRSMVENFDKTMEDKNKQIEWYRSTNKDLEVDVTNLKRKVASYREDYDKAQHDLTAFTLKVQELECKTDDLNHGLDLSENEKNKLKEEKASILIALNEFKVNFSNAKREIDKLQNELISVDRKLTYHQARNDTLEEEKDRLKKEITELKKENAELRARLNALQSERNRLQNEITVINKKYVDIQAVQSDKREKKPSDTATSKRLKDLEENYQKVLNEKEDAERRHLDGKRRISKLELEHGDYSRMIQSLEHDLSLKVKRISDLEDSLSELHGRDVVDEGDYKVLRKKVVNLEQELQSAKNKNFRLEAYKTSYEEKLKELQEDLLASQQKTAQTETMLQTSQDQLSAQQKELLEALKKMADWESAYKSANNAKIELQRNVQTLQSKIVSLEEELQNQMKENAQLRGSLDQTRARNDKLREEINNLQKKLIDKQRYYEEQIRELGEKKAIIERLREENEYLESDKVDLKDELDRVRTEQEKAQLEQRETKFEFQKLQIHCAEVEDTIRMLQDENERLKMELASLKKLYEELKVSREETIAVQSVSTVDAAIPDMFSADLNAEYEAITIERDTVKRENAALQDKVAGFENSLGDLKEERRKLQDRVLELQKMLSEKSQEMQILTAENKKVTLELQAAKRRLEDLKEEATGWNQERDLLVKEVESMQRKLHDLVLESQKENVSEVSSEMIFSTMEADYKNLQDRASELQLELLAALKKVSTLEHDLEMEKDKNSGLQESNRGLEERVTVLKREVLDYQTKISKIELNFEHIQEQNKELINQVAELEDQLESIKDSSKLSFQGKSDLENEVTSLRTRVNKLQIQIEDDKKIKENLRAQLDDHKNMGDTQSKEIHGRLSQLRMEIEKHRKEVIDKENLIKDTHNKQRDLEDDLHRLRRDLQNKQMECDGYIKDIEESNQEKADMEIEINTLRGQIRNLEILIEEYEKDKNDLRQNINEIVSKNTNQSNDLKKQIKDALSEVEVCKREMIERETIIKELREKVSHVENQLQVSKTELENRENDCEDYLKDLEEIKKHKSDLEVELLGLKSKINKLTLQIDTERSERAQLQSQLSETKNRGDEVSSSHARFVSELQMKLENTKRDISVKEDEIEHLKYELEVTRRELLSKDGEFKISLEKIEQITKEKSELTVEIMSLREKVIILEGDIQKEKVGRVGLQKQLVESAAKGETDAKLMSEQITEIQTRVESYKREIIEKETIIEKFRFQTTSYEQEVDRLKRDLASRKAECEKNLQDIEILKHDKSEQAMEINSLRSTVSKLETYIIELRQDKEVVISQVDELKNKNESEASVMHEQIIEIQTRIEEYKTEIIEKETIIEKLRVMISNNDAELDKLRRDLETKEVECDGYIREIEKLNEEKYDLESQLSTIRTKYEVLVTQMNEARADKNLTESETTVLLEKITEIESRIEVYKTEIVEKETLMERLRILNSSNEQDLERLKRELNNKQVECDGYINEIQILHQKLAELDIELNHRKSQALKLERFLDDEKQDKENQLRTLKSNFEVDFTSLKRKYETKELECSGYIKEIEELNQEIFRLKGLLRPEREVEAHYTTSYIMPPKGVTVTREVVVPQESSTTEAAQSSTFGRTEFMVDVKEKTKPVEREISNYEINPKRMVKIRSPFEARGENVAAGAGTSKTEHTKSTVTKITRIQRSVSPSPRFIVEGGDESSFTVVSSRSIDSSSPVSPSRIIHLESSSSPKLNRLLDSSQQSNASSTLNVTDVRSHTSTNSSSTVMTKVTQLQTMSSVSDPSLQSMLLGTPEFRIVSSSNGIEGSTRTQEQLTKSVISQVDGSSSPIRVKVEAEEKLEFEPVRLHVERAPLQTTSSSGVQTVVQTQLTTREEGADGFSRVETGETGARTRKVLESREQRVEITQSRKKDDKKISEV; from the exons ATGACGTCCAAGCAAGCAGAGACTGCTTCAGTTGTGTCGTCGGGCACCGATGAGCGAACAGAAACTTACCAAAGTAACACAACTAAAGTTACCGCTCAAACTGAGCTTGGAGATAATGTGTTCTCTTACACTCGGGTGTCAAACATTTCCCAGGGATTTTTTGACAACGATGATCTGGCGTTACGGCGCTACGACGAAGCCAAAGACACGTTTACTGCGCTCGAGGCGGCGTACAAGAGACTTCTGCTACAAGTTGAGTCTTCAAAACAAGAGCGGCGATTGGAG ACAGAGCGATGGAAAACCAAGGTGGAGAATCTGAATCGTCAAAATAAGCTGCTTCAGGACCAGCTGTTTGAGTATAAATCCAAGTTCAATAAACAACAGGAGGAGTTCTCTACCACCAAGCTCCGGTTAAGGGAGAGAGAATGGGAGGTACAGTCTCTTCGGCGCGAGCTCAATACCAAGAACAGTTCAATGGACAAGATAAGAAACGAGAAAATGGTCCTCGAGAAGGAACTTACAATGCTGCAGGATCAAATGACCACTCAAGTGTCTCAGGTACAGGTTTTGGAGTCTTCGCCAGATGACTTGGAGGTCTCCTTCTTGCGTGATACCGTCTCACAGTTGGAAATTGATTGCAAGAATGCAGTGGACGAGCGAGACATGCTTCAGAGCGAGATGGCCTCGTTGCAAGCTAAGCTTTCTCAACTGCAGGACGATTGTGATAGGTACCGTAGGCAATCTGAAGTGGCGGGAAAGACAGGCAGCTTAAACATCAGCCGATATGAGATACAGGTACAGAACGCAGTGAAGCAGAGGGAATCTTTCAAACAACAACTAGATGACCTCCGGGAAGAACTGAAGAAGGCAAGAGAAACGATTTCTCGATTACAACGTGATGTCTTGCAGAGCCAAAACGATGCTAACAAATACAAAGAAGAATCCGTCTTCAAGACGCATAAACTCGAAAGTATTCAAGAACAAAATGTAACCCTTGAAGAGACTTTAGAGAACCTAAGATCGGAATTAACCAAGAGTCAAGCAACCGTGGATGTTCAAAAGCGACAACTTATTTCCCTGCAAGAAACTATAACGCGTCTTGAGAAAGCTATCCAAGAGTATGAAATTACGGTGAAGACACTGCACGAGAAAAATGATTCTGCCGAAAGAGACCTTGTCTTGCTGAATGGAAAATTATCTACCCTCCAAGCATCCCAAGTCAAGCTTCAAGAACGTGTGAAAGAATCGGAGTCCGTGGAGGTGCAGCTGCGGAAGAGAGTTGGTGAGCTAGAGATTGAGCTCGAAGTACACAAAGAGAAAGGCTCTGAAGAAGTTGATGGGCAGCTGGCTAGCAGGATGGATGATCTCCAGAATCGGTTAGACGAATCCGTCTTCTCAGTGAGCGACCTTCAAGGAAGGTATGATATTTCCACTAAGGAAAGGGATGAACTAAGAAAGGTTGTTGAAAAGCTTAACTCTAAGGTTGTGACCACAACCGAATCACTGCGAGTTATTGAAGAGGAGAAGGAGGAATTGGAACGTTCTGCCACCGCAGATCGCCAAAGAATTTCAAAACTAGAGGTTCAGTTGGATAGCGTTACTAAAGCAAAAGATAGGTACAAAGCGGATCTTGAGTCGGAGAAATCTAAAGTCAGCCAGTTAAAGAAAGAAGGGATGGAGGTACGGCAGGAGTTGTCTGAAAGCAGGAGTGCGGTTGACCGCCTCAGTGGAGATCTGGAGAAAAGAGATAAGACCATCGCAGACCTAAAGTCCAAGCTTCTAACGTTTGAAACAAAAGTTGATGAGTACCGCGAAGAAGCTGAAGACTTGCAGCAAAAAATTCACTTGTTGGAGAATGAAGTCGAAGAACTTCGTGGTGAAATGATGGAGATGCAGAAAAGATTGGGTGATTCTGAAGCTAACTACAAGACTTCTGCTGAGGAAAGAGATAGAATCAATGAAGAACTTCAAAAAGTATACAAGGATATGTCAAATTTACAGTCCAACTACAATATATTGGAACAACAGAGGAATGAATTTGAACATCAGGTAGCGGTACTGAGGATGAAGGTCAGGAAATTTGAAGATGAGCTCAGTCAGACTAAAAGAGAACTTTCTGGTTTGGACATGGAGGTTCAAGAACTTCGATCAACTAAATCTAGAAACGCAGACGAGATTGAATCACTGAAAAGCAAGCTTACTGATCTAAAGAAACTAGCTGATGCTTACAAGAAAGAGATTACAGAGAGAGATACCACAATCGAACGTCTCAGAGGAGAACTAGCCACTGCTGTATCAGATAAAGATAGGGCGATCACAGAAATCAGTCAATTAAAAAATGAACACAATGTTCTTAAGGACGATAACGAGAGGCTACAGAAAGAATCTACCGCAAGCAATGATGAGCTTATTCGGTTATCGTCGTTATATGACACggcaaaccaaaacaaagagCTCCTTCAAACTGATTTTGAAGTTGTTCAGATGAAGGTCTCCGATCTCGAGTCAACGTACATGGATTTTGAAGAACGTGACAAAGACGCTGGGGTTCTCTTGGAGGAGGAACGAGAGAAAAATGAGAAACTCGAAAAAAAGATACGCGACCTTGCCGACCAGAAAAAAATGGTTGAAAAGCAGCTGGACGAAAGACAAAGGGAGATTGATAAGTTGGAGAACGATATGGACATAGCTGAAGAGAAGATGCTTACACTGAACTTGGAAATTGAGGAAATCAACGGCGATAAGAATAAAGAGTATCAAAAGCTTCTAGAAAAGGAAAGCAAGTTGAAAGAGGTAGAAAAGGATCTTGACTCTGccagaaatgaaaaagataaAGCAGAGAAAGAGCTGAACGCCTTGCAAACTAAAGTGTCCAAGCAGGAGACGCAACTCGAGACCAGCCGCAGGCAGGTAACACAACTGCGAGAGCAACTGGACGCCGCTAACAAGAAGATCCTCGAGGGGCAGGAACGATTCATTCAGATCGAAAGCAAATCAGTACAGCACGAAAAATTCGGGGAGACACTCAATGCTATCATTAGACGAAAGGATGAAAACATTGACGCGTTAAACAACAGAGTGAGACAGCTCCAGGATGAGTTGGATAGAAGCAAACGTGTGCTGAACAAGAACACCGCTTCATACGATTTACTGAAAACCGAGAAAGAGGAGCTTTTAAAGCGAATTTCAGTTTTACAGGGCAAACTGGAAGACACTGAACAAGAGACTGCAACTCTAAAACGGAATCGCCAAGAGCTTTTACGAGATGTTAGCTCAAGAGATCATACAATTACTATCAATGAAACGCAACTTAGCAGCGTAACAAAGGAAAAAGACCACTACAGATCGGAGGGTGTCGCCCTGCGTGAAGATTGTCGCAAAGGAAAGGAAGAACTTATGAAGACCAAATCTAGTTTGGTCGAAAAGGATAGGGTCATCCAAAGCCAAACCAAGGAAATTCAAGACAAAGTCAACTTGATAGACACTCTAAACAATTCCAAGATAAATCTTGGGAATGAGTTGACAAATCTGAAGAAGGAGCTCGAAACTACCAGAGCTTCCAGCCAAGAGAAAGTGCGAGATCTACAAGGCCAAGTTCAACAGGCAAACATCAAAGCTTCTAAGCTTGAAGCGACTGTGACAAATTTGAGAATGCAAGGTCATCTTAGTGATAAAGATCGCAAAGACTACGACGACAGAATATTCGAAATCGAAAATCTATTCAAAACTTCGCAAGGTCAGGAGGCGGATTTGAGAAGCGAGGTTGAAGCCTGTAATGCAAAGATCAGTATGGGAGCTGCGGAGTACAAGAAGTCGCAAAAACGTGTCTTTGAACTGGAGCATGAAAACGCACAGCTTCAGAGAACTGTAAGCGAGCTGCAGAAAACGCGAGAGAGAATTGACCGGGAGAAAAGTGACTTCAAAGATGAACTCGTCAATGCCAACGCCAGGATCTCAGAGATGGAATTGAAATCTGATTACGACGAAAAAGAGATTGTATCCTTGAAGAAACAGCTTGATGGAGCCCTGCAGAGGTCTTCAGGTGTTAGTCGAGAGAATTACTTAAAGCAAGAGCAACAGCTTGTGGAACTAAAATTGATCGCAGAGACAGCTCAAGACAAGCAGAACGAGAAGGACAACCTGATAAGGCAGTTGGAATCAGCAAAAACTTACCTCGTGACCCAAATTGAGACTTTGAAAGAAACCCTCAAGGATACTGAAAACGAACTGGAGAAACTTAAAGACGAGGTTGGGATCTTGCAGACAGAAAACATCGAGCTCAACAAAGTAATTGGTGAGCATCAGGGTACAGTGAAGAAGTTGACACTGGAGAGAGAACGCATTCAAAATGAGCTTGATAACCAAGTGAATGCAAAGTCGTCTTTGGATGAACAACTGATGCAGTTTAAGAGAGCTGCTGAAGCTAACAAAGTGAAAATCACTGAGCTATCGTCTTCATTAAACGAAAGTCGGGAACAAAACATGATTCAGCAAAAGACTATATCTGATCTCAAAAACAAGAATGATCTTTTAGAGAAGAACGTTGGGGACAAAAATAGCATTATTGATGATCTCAATTGCACCAAGAAGAACTTGCAAGATGACATCGACGAGCTTGACAAAAAACTCCGTGCGCTGCAGAACGACAACAATGTCATGTTACACAGCAAGGAGGAGTTAGAGAGTAGTTATAAGTTGATTTCGGAGAAGTCAACTTTGTTGGAACAAACGAGCGAGGCAAGCAAAGGTGATGTGCGGAGACTTTCAGAACAAGTGGAAGTCTTACAAGACAGACTTCGAGAGGCAGAGAGCGAAATAAGAGCTTATCGGGACAAGGAGAGAGATTTTCAAGAGAAGATCAGGAACTACCACGCACAGCTTTCCAAGTTGGAATCCACCAACGAATTTCAGAGCGAGAGGGTTATTGTGTTGGAACAAGACATGTCATCCTTGAAAGAAGAAATTGCAAGCTTGTTAAACGATCGAGACCAAGCCGTCAGGGAATTGTTGCTTGTCACCAAAGAAACAGAAGAGAGAACCACCGAGATCACAAGGCTGAAGAAAGCCCTTGATGttgcaaacaaagaaagagaagCAATGGCAGTTCAGATGGAAGAGCAAGTCAGCGTTGTGTCTCAAAATGAGTCGCAGCTTCTGAATGCTGAAATTCAGCTTCAGGAGTTGATGACACGAGGTGATGAAGCGGATGCTCAGCCAAAAGACAGCTCAAGAGCTGAGAGGGACTCTCTTCAACAAGAGCTTTATATCACAAGACAAGAGTTGTCGTCTTCACAAACTATCCTGGATAAGGTTCAACGGAGAAAGGATGACATGGACAAACAAAACTTTGCTTTGCGAAAGCAAACTACAGAACTCGATATGAAAGTGAAGGCTCTTGATAGTGAGAATGAAGACCTCAATCGTGAACTGATTAAAGATCAGAAGCGAATAAGTGTGTTAGAAGGAGATATCCATCGGCTTAATGTGGACAAGAACAGCCTCCTAAGTGAACTTGAGAAGACTCGAGGACTTGTAGATAAGCTGCGAGACGAGAAATTGGTTTGTCAAAGAGATACGTCTGAGCTTAGATCCATGGTAGAGAATTTTGACAAAACCATGGAGGACAAGAACAAGCAGATTGAGTGGTACCGCTCCACTAACAAGGATCTCGAAGTGGATGTCACGAACCTAAAGCGAAAGGTAGCCAGCTACAGGGAAGACTACGATAAAGCTCAACATGATCTTACAGCTTTCACACTGAAGGTTCAAGAACTCGAGTGTAAGACTGATGACCTGAACCACGGCCTTGACCTTTCTGAGAATGAGAAGAACAAGCTCAAGGAAGAAAAAGCGTCGATTCTGATCGCCTTGAACGAGTTTAAAGTCAATTTTTCAAATGCCAAGAGGGAGATTGACAAGCTTCAGAACGAATTAATTTCAGTTGACCGCAAACTGACTTATCATCAAGCAAGGAATGACACACTGGAGGAAGAGAAAGATCGTTTGAAAAAGGAAATAACAGAGTTAAAGAAGGAGAACGCAGAATTGAGGGCTCGCCTCAATGCCCTCCAATCTGAAAGAAAccgacttcaaaacgagatcaCCGTGATTAACAAGAAATACGTTGATATACAAGCCGTGCAAAGCGATAAGCGAGAAAAGAAACCATCCGATACAGCTACTTCTAAGCGACTCAAAGATCTGGAGGAAAATTACCAgaaagttttaaatgaaaaggAGGATGCTGAAAGGAGGCACCTTGATGGAAAACGAAGAATCTCAAAACTCGAGCTGGAGCATGGAGATTACAGCCGAATGATCCAGTCGTTAGAACACGATCTTTCATTGAAAGTGAAACGCATATCTGACTTAGAAGATAGTCTCTCAGAACTCCATGGTAGAGATGTAGTGGATGAGGGTGATTATAAAGTTCTAAGGAAGAAGGTAGTCAATTTGGAACAAGAATTACAGTCTGCCAAGAATAAAAATTTCCGTTTGGAAGCATATAAGACTTCTTACGAAGAGAAGCTGAAAGAACTACAGGAAGACCTTCTGGCCAGTCAACAGAAGACAGCTCAGACGGAGACAATGCTGCAAACAAGTCAAGATCAACTAAGCGCCCAACAAAAAGAACTACTGGAGGCCCTCAAGAAGATGGCTGACTGGGAGTCAGCTTATAAATCTGCCAACAACGCCAAGATCGAACTTCAAAGAAATGTCCAGACTCTTCAAAGCAAAATTGTATCCTTGGAGGAGGAACTGCAAAatcaaatgaaggaaaatgcacAGCTCAGGGGGTCGCTGGATCAGACAAGGGCAAGGAATGATAAGCTAAGAGAGGAGATCAATAACCTACAGAAGAAATTAATAGATAAGCAAAGGTACTACGAGGAACAAATTCGCGAGCTGGGTGAAAAGAAGGCCATCATTGAAAGGTTGCGAGAAGAAAACGAGTATTTAGAAAGTGACAAAGTTGACCTGAAGGACGAGCTCGATCGTGTCCGAACCGAACAGGAAAAAGCCCAATTGGAACAAAGGGAAACTAAGTTTGAATTTCAGAAGCTCCAAATCCATTGCGCTGAGGTGGAGGATACAATTCGAATGCTGCAAGACGAGAATGAACGACTCAAAATGGAACTTGCGTCTCTCAAAAAGCTTTATGAGGAGCTCAAAGTTTCTCGGGAGGAGACGATTGCCGTCCAGAGCGTATCAACCGTGGACGCAGCGATACCAGATATGTTCTCTGCAGACCTCAACGCTGAATATGAAGCAATCACGATAGAACGAGACACTGTTAAGCGAGAAAATGCAGCCCTTCAAGACAAGGTCGCCGGTTTTGAAAATTCTTTAGGGGACCTCAAGGAAGAAAGACGTAAACTTCAGGATAGAGTTCTTGAATTGCAGAAAATGTTGTCCGAAAAGTCTCAAGAAATGCAAATCTTAACGGcggaaaataaaaaagtaaccCTGGAACTGCAAGCTGCCAAACGTCGCCTGGAGGACTTGAAAGAGGAAGCTACTGGATGGAATCAGGAAAGGGACTTGCTAGTGAAGGAAGTTGAATCGATGCAAAGGAAGTTACACGATCTTGTGCTAGAAAGCCAGAAAGAGAACGTTTCTGAGGTCTCCTCTGAAATGATATTTTCTACCATGGAAGCCGATTATAAGAATTTGCAGGACCGTGCGTCGGAGCTCCAACTTGAACTTCTCGCAGCTTTGAAGAAAGTGTCAACGCTAGAGCACGATTTGGAAATggagaaagataaaaacagtGGACTCCAAGAATCAAACAGAGGGCTAGAAGAGAGAGTTACAGTTCTCAAAAGAGAAGTTCTGGACTACCAAACGAAGATTTCCAAGATTGAACTGAACTTTGAGCATATCCAAGAACAAAATAAAGAGCTCATCAATCAAGTGGCTGAGCTCGAGGACCAACTTGAATCAATCAAAGATTCTAGCAAACTGTCGTTTCAAGGCAAGTCCGATCTTGAAAATGAGGTCACATCACTTAGGACAAGGGTGAATAAATTACAGATTCAGATCGAAGACGACAAGAAAATTAAAGAGAATCTGAGGGCTCAGCTTGACGATCACAAGAACATGGGCGATACGCAATCCAAGGAGATCCATGGTCGTCTCAGCCAACTAAGAATGGAAATCGAAAAGCACCGCAAAGAGGTGATCGACAAAGAAAACCTCATCAAAGACACGCACAATAAGCAACGTGACTTGGAAGATGACCTCCATAGGCTCCGTCGAgatcttcaaaacaaacaaatggaaTGTGACGGCTACATTAAGGATATCGAAGAAAGCAACCAAGAAAAAGCAGACATGGAAATTGAGATCAACACACTTCGTGGGCAAATACGAAACTTAGAGATCCTCATCGAAGAGTACGAGAAAGACAAGAACGATCTGAGACAGAACATCAACGAAATTGTTAGTAAGAACACAAATCAAAGCAATGATCTCAAGAAGCAGATTAAAGACGCTTTGAGTGAAGTCGAAGTGTGCAAACGAGAGATGATCGAGAGGGAGACTATTATCAAAGAGCTTCGAGAAAAGGTGTCCCATGTTGAAAATCAGCTTCAAGTCAGTAAGACAGAGTTGGAAAACAGAGAAAATGACTGTGAGGATTATTTGAAAGACCTCGAAGAGATCAAAAAGCATAAGTCGGATTTGGAAGTAGAATTATTGGGTTTGAAAAGCAAGATTAACAAGTTGACTTTACAGATTGACACCGAGAGGTCCGAGAGAGCGCAACTTCAATCGCAACTGTCAGAAACGAAGAATCGCGGCGATGAGGTGTCCAGTAGTCATGCTAGATTTGTGTCAGAGTTACAGATGAAACTTGAAAACACTAAGAGAGACATAAGTGTTAAAGAAGACGAAATTGAGCATCTTAAGTACGAACTTGAAGTCACCAGACGAGAGCTTCTTTCCAAAGATGGAGAGTTCAAGATTTCTTTGGAAAAGATCGAGCAGATCACGAAGGAGAAATCAGAGTTGACAGTGGAAATTATGTCTCTTCGCGAGAAGGTCATTATTCTCGAGGGTGATATACAGAAAGAGAAGGTGGGAAGAGTAGGTCTTCAGAAACAGCTCGTTGAATCTGCAGCTAAAGGGGAGACAGATGCTAAATTAATGAGCGAACAGATCACCGAAATTCAAACAAGGGTGGAGAGCTACAAGAGAGAAATAATTGAAAAGGAAACCATCATAGAAAAGTTTAGGTTCCAAACCACTTCGTATGAACAGGAGGTGGACCGTCTCAAGAGAGACTTGGCCTCTAGGAAAGCTGAATGCGAAAAGAACCTGCAGGATATTGAAATACTGAAACACGATAAATCGGAGCAGGCTATGGAAATAAATTCTCTTCGCAGCACTGTCAGTAAGCTGGAAACTTATATAATAGAACTGAGGCAAGACAAAGAGGTTGTTATATCACAAGTCGACGAGTTGAAGAACAAGAACGAAAGTGAAGCCAGTGTTATGCACGAACAAATTATTGAGATTCAAACTCGAATTGAGGAGTATAAGACTGAAATAATTGAGAAGGAAACAATCATCGAGAAGTTACGCGTGATGATTTCCAACAACGATGCTGAACTTGATAAATTGAGGAGAGACCTAGAGACGAAAGAAGTGGAGTGTGATGGGTACATCCGGGAAATCGAGAAGCTCAATGAAGAGAAGTATGATCTCGAGTCCCAGCTCTCCACAATTCGAACCAAATATGAAGTTTTAGTAACACAAATGAATGAGGCGCGAGCTGATAAAAATCTGACCGAGAGCGAAACAACCGTGCTACTGGAAAAGATAACTGAAATCGAGAGCAGGATAGAGGTGTACAAGACGGAGATCGTCGAAAAGGAGACATTGATGGAACGATTACGCATCCTTAATAGTTCCAACGAACAAGATTTGGAAAGACTCAAACGAGAGCTAAATAACAAACAGGTGGAATGCGATGGGTATATTAACGAGATCCAGATATTGCACCAGAAACTAGCAGAGTTGGATATTGAGCTAAATCATCGAAAAAGTCAAGCTCTTAAACTGGAGAGATTCTTAGACGACGAGAAACAAGACAAGGAAAATCAGTTAAGGACTCTAAAGTCGAATTTCGAAGTTGACTTTACCTCACTAAAACGCAAGTACGAGACAAAGGAACTGGAATGCAGTGGTTATATTAAGGAAATTGAAGAACTGAATCAGGAGATTTTCCGGCTGAAGGGTCTGTTGAGACCAGAACGTGAGGTTGAAGCCCACTATACCACTTCTTACATTATGCCACCAAAAGGAGTGACGGTGACCAGAGAAGTAGTTGTACCCCAGGAGTCTTCCACGACAGAAGCCGCGCAGTCGTCTACTTTCGGCCGTACCGAATTCATGGTTGATGTCAAAGAGAAGACGAAACCTGTGGAAAGGGAAATTTCCAATTACGAGATTAACCCGAAACGAATGGTGAAGATTAGAAGTCCTTTTGAAGCGCGTGGAGAAAATGTTGCCGCTGGAGCTGGTACGTCAAAAACTGAGCACACAAAAAGCACTGTGACCAAGATTACAAGGATCCAAAGAAGTGTGAGTCCGTCTCCGCGATTCATCGTTGAGGGAGGAGATGAATCGTCATTTACAGTTGTAAGTAGTAGAAGTATTGATAGCTCATCACCAGTCAGTCCATCTAGGATCATACACTTGGAATCCAGCTCAAGTCCAAAGCTTAACCGCTTGCTGGACTCCTCACAGCAATCCAACGCTTCATCCACGTTAAATGTCACAGACGTTAGAAGTCATACGTCCACTAATAGCAGCAGTACTGTCATGACAAAAGTCACGCAATTACAGACAATGTCTTCTGTTTCTGACCCCTCGTTACAATCCATGCTCCTGGGAACGCCAGAATTCAGAATTGTTTCCTCGTCAAACGGAATCGAGGGATCTACCAGGACTCAAGAACAACTCACTAAGAGTGTCATTTCGCAGGTCGATGGTTCTTCCAGTCCAATTCGTGTCAAAGTAGAAGCTGAGGAGAAATTAGAATTTGAACCGGTACGTCTTCATGTTGAAAGGGCGCCTCTGCAGACCACATCTTCATCAGGTGTTCAAACAGTCGTCCAAACACAGTTAACCACTAGAGAGGAGGGGGCAGACGGATTTTCACGGGTGGAGACTGGGGAAACTGGCGCCCGAACAAGAAAGGTACTAGAATCCAGAGAACAGCGTGTTGAGATTACACAAAGCCGCAAAAAGgatgacaaaaaaatatcgGAGGTGTAA